The following proteins come from a genomic window of Miscanthus floridulus cultivar M001 chromosome 2, ASM1932011v1, whole genome shotgun sequence:
- the LOC136513641 gene encoding heparanase-like protein 1: MAWRIRKFSVMAPGHGTWASAWVSESGGVFNNGGLLVSNTFINSIWYLDQLGMASQYNTKVFCRQTLIGGNYGLLDTETFLPNPDYYSALLWHRLMGNGVLSVDTNAPRQIRAYAHCRKQQQGITLLLINLSNTTGYNVTLQNDINVSLGKRPDFEKRSSFTHRLKKAVSVRMASTR, encoded by the exons ATGGCGTGGAGGATAAGAAAGTTTAGCGTCATGGCACCAGG GCATGGAACATGGGCTTCTGCTTGGGTCAGTGAAAGTGGCGGTGTATTCAACAATGGTGGTCTACTGGTGTCAAATACATTCATCAACAGCATCTG GTATCTAGATCAGCTTGGGATGGCATCTCAGTACAACACAAAAGTGTTCTGCAGGCAGACTCTCATCGGTGGCAACTATGGACTGCTTGACACAGAAACTTTTTTGCCAAATCCTGATTACTACAG TGCTCTACTATGGCATCGGCTTATGGGCAATGGAGTTCTTTCAGTTGATACCAATGCACCACGTCAAATACGTGCTTATGCTCATTGTAGGAAACAACAG CAAGGCATCACTCTTCTGTTGATCAACCTAAGCAATACTACTGGATACAACGTCACTCTCCAGAATGACATCAACGTCAGCCTCGGTAAAAGACCTGACTTCGAGAAGCGCAGTTCTTTCACACACAGGCTCAAAAAAGCAGTCTCTGTTAGGATGGCCTCCACCCGTTGA